Part of the Streptomyces sp. WMMC500 genome is shown below.
CTGGCGGCGTCCGAGAAACACTCCTTCGACCCGGACAAGGAGCTGGACTGGGACGCCCCCTTCGAAGACGGCAAGTGGTTCTGGCCGCCCGAGCTGGTCTCCCTCTACGACACCCCCCTGTGGCGGCGGATGCCTGAGGAGCAGCGGCACCGGCTGGCCCGGCTGGAGTCGGCGTCGCTGGCCTCGCTGGGCATCTGGTTCGAGATCATCCTCATGCAGTTGCTCGTCCGGCACATCTACGACAAGCCGGTCACGAGCAACCACGTGCGGTACGCCCTCACCGAGATAGCCGACGAGTGCCGGCACTCGATGATGTTCGCCCGGATGATCACCAAGGGCGGGGCGGAGCCGTACCCGGTCTCCCGGTTGCACCACAACCTCGCGCGCGTCCTCAAGACCGTCTCCACCACCCCCGGTTCCTTCACCGCGACCCTCCTCGGCGAGGAGATCCTCGACTGGATGCAGCGGCTGGTCTTCCCCGACGAGCGGGTCCAGACGCTGGTGCGCGGCGTGACCCGGATCCACGTCGTGGAGGAGGCGCGGCACGTCCGGTACGCGCGCGAGGAGCTGCGCCGGCAGATGCTCACCGCGCCGCGCTGGGAGCGGAACTTCACCCGGATCACCTCCGGCGAGGCGGCGCGGGTGTTCTCCGTCTCGTTCGTCAACCCGCAGGTGTACACGGACGCGGGCCTGGACCGGGCGGAGGCGCTGGCGCAGGTGAAGGCCAGCCCGCACCGGCGCGAGGTGATGCAGACGGGCGCGAAGCGGCTGACCGACTTCCTCGACGACATCGGCGTGCTGCGGGGCGTCGGGCGCAGGCTCTGGCGCAGCTCGGGCCTGCTGGCCTGAGCGGGTGCGGCCGCGGAGGTACGCGCAGGTCGTACGGGAGCCGGACGGCCCGGGGCCGCCGGTGTCGGTCCGGGGAGTTACGCTGCCTGACATGAGCAGCGCGTCCGACCGGGGAGCACGCGCCGCCGCGCCCCGGCCGGCGGTCGCGTACCGCAGGCTGAGCGTCTCCCAGCGCCGCAGCCAGTTGCTCGCCGCCGCGCTCGGCCTCTTCGCCCACCGCGCCCCGGAGGACGTCTCGCTGGACGACGTCGCCGCCGCCGCGAAGGTCTCCCGGCCGCTGGTCTACCGCTACTTCCCGGGTGGCA
Proteins encoded:
- a CDS encoding diiron oxygenase → MTTTTGHLALTDALGPLKDREKVAERLLAASEKHSFDPDKELDWDAPFEDGKWFWPPELVSLYDTPLWRRMPEEQRHRLARLESASLASLGIWFEIILMQLLVRHIYDKPVTSNHVRYALTEIADECRHSMMFARMITKGGAEPYPVSRLHHNLARVLKTVSTTPGSFTATLLGEEILDWMQRLVFPDERVQTLVRGVTRIHVVEEARHVRYAREELRRQMLTAPRWERNFTRITSGEAARVFSVSFVNPQVYTDAGLDRAEALAQVKASPHRREVMQTGAKRLTDFLDDIGVLRGVGRRLWRSSGLLA